A genomic region of Marinobacter sp. NP-4(2019) contains the following coding sequences:
- the glyA gene encoding serine hydroxymethyltransferase, with product MFNRDMKIAGFDDELWNAMQAEEKRQEAHIELIASENYTSPRVMEAQGSVLTNKYAEGYPGKRYYGGCEFVDIAEDLAINRAKELFGAAYANVQPHSGSQANSAVFMALLKPGDTVLGMSLAHGGHLTHGASVNFSGKIYNAVQYGINNDTGLIDYDEVEALAVEHKPKMIIAGFSAYSQELDFARFREIADKVGAYLFVDMAHVAGLVAAGVYPDPVPHAHVVATTTHKTLRGPRGGLILACDDADLQKKLNSAVFPGGQGGPLMHVIAAKAVCFKEAMSDDFKAYQQQVVTNASAMAQVFIERGYDVVSGGTKNHLFLVSLIKQDITGKDADAALGRAHITVNKNAVPNDPRSPFVTSGLRIGTPAVTTRGFGETECRDLAGWMCDILDNLEDDAVNNRVREQVEAVCARFPVYAG from the coding sequence ATGTTTAATCGTGATATGAAAATCGCCGGCTTTGACGACGAACTCTGGAACGCCATGCAGGCGGAGGAAAAGCGTCAGGAGGCTCACATCGAGCTGATTGCGTCGGAAAACTACACCAGCCCGCGGGTGATGGAAGCCCAGGGCAGCGTGCTCACCAACAAGTACGCCGAGGGCTATCCCGGTAAGCGCTATTACGGTGGCTGTGAGTTTGTCGATATTGCCGAAGATCTGGCGATCAATCGAGCCAAGGAACTGTTCGGTGCTGCCTACGCTAATGTGCAGCCACATTCCGGCTCCCAGGCCAACTCGGCCGTGTTCATGGCCCTGCTGAAGCCCGGTGATACTGTTCTTGGTATGAGCCTGGCCCACGGTGGTCATCTGACCCACGGTGCCAGCGTCAACTTCTCCGGCAAGATCTACAATGCCGTCCAGTATGGTATCAACAACGATACTGGCCTGATCGACTACGATGAGGTTGAAGCCCTGGCGGTCGAGCACAAGCCGAAGATGATCATCGCCGGCTTCTCTGCCTATTCCCAGGAGCTGGATTTTGCCCGCTTCCGCGAAATTGCGGACAAGGTGGGTGCCTACCTGTTTGTAGACATGGCTCACGTTGCCGGTCTGGTGGCTGCTGGCGTCTACCCGGACCCGGTTCCCCACGCCCATGTGGTTGCAACCACCACCCACAAGACCCTGCGTGGTCCACGCGGTGGCCTGATCCTCGCCTGTGACGATGCGGACCTGCAGAAGAAACTGAACTCCGCAGTGTTTCCAGGCGGTCAGGGCGGCCCGCTGATGCACGTGATCGCTGCCAAGGCTGTGTGCTTCAAAGAAGCCATGAGCGATGACTTCAAGGCATATCAGCAACAGGTTGTGACGAACGCATCGGCCATGGCGCAGGTATTTATTGAGCGCGGTTACGATGTGGTGTCCGGTGGCACTAAAAACCACCTGTTCCTGGTCAGCCTGATCAAGCAGGACATTACCGGTAAGGACGCGGACGCTGCCCTGGGGCGTGCTCACATCACCGTCAACAAGAATGCGGTTCCCAACGATCCGCGCTCTCCGTTTGTCACTTCGGGGCTGCGTATCGGTACCCCGGCGGTGACCACCCGTGGATTCGGTGAGACCGAGTGTCGCGACCTGGCTGGCTGGATGTGTGACATCCTTGACAACCTGGAGGACGATGCCGTCAATAACCGCGTGCGTGAACAGGTTGAAGCTGTGTGTGCTCGCTTCCCGGTGTACGCGGGCTAA
- the nrdR gene encoding transcriptional regulator NrdR: MHCPFCGEADTKVIDSRLVAEGDQVRRRRECLSCRERFTTFETAELVMPRVVKQDGTRQPFDEEKLRSGLMKALEKRPVSIEEIDAALNRIKFRLRATGEREVKSMQLGEEVMTELRQLDKVAYVRFASVYRSFQDINEFKEEIERLSANSGEDPVDVAKVLADNHSSKGKA, from the coding sequence ATGCACTGTCCCTTCTGTGGTGAAGCAGATACCAAGGTGATTGACTCACGGCTGGTGGCCGAGGGGGATCAGGTGCGTCGCCGCAGGGAGTGCCTGTCCTGCCGTGAGCGGTTCACGACCTTCGAAACGGCCGAGCTGGTGATGCCGAGGGTGGTCAAACAGGATGGCACGCGCCAGCCGTTTGACGAGGAGAAGCTGCGTTCGGGGCTGATGAAAGCGCTGGAAAAGCGCCCGGTCAGTATCGAGGAAATCGACGCTGCGTTGAATCGTATCAAGTTCCGTTTGCGGGCCACCGGTGAGCGTGAAGTCAAATCCATGCAGCTTGGTGAAGAGGTCATGACCGAACTTCGCCAACTGGATAAAGTGGCCTATGTCCGGTTTGCGTCGGTGTACCGGAGCTTTCAGGACATTAACGAGTTCAAGGAAGAGATTGAGCGGCTGTCGGCCAATTCCGGCGAGGATCCGGTGGATGTGGCCAAGGTGTTGGCCGATAACCACTCCTCCAAGGGCAAGGCATGA
- the ribD gene encoding bifunctional diaminohydroxyphosphoribosylaminopyrimidine deaminase/5-amino-6-(5-phosphoribosylamino)uracil reductase RibD yields the protein MIDAQDTAFMARAVQLAWRGRYSTHPNPRVGCVIARAGKILGEGWHERAGEAHAEIRALSQAGPAARGATAYVTLEPCSHFGRTPPCAKALIEAGVAHVFAATKDPNPSVSGRGLDMLRESGIRVTEGLLADEAARLNPGFMKRMNSGRPFVRLKMAASLDGRTAMASGESQWITGPDARRDVQRLRAISDAVLTGVGTVLADDPSLTVRREELGDIGDATEPSRMPLRVIADRDARTPCGAKILQGGNVQVFCASPTLATAPAQDLAALGVSLTGVAWKDNGIDVGELLDSLGELGINELLVEAGPTLAGTFIDERLVDELWLYQAPVFLGSTGRPTAHLPLESMADKVQWKVLDRRQVGEDQRLILAPR from the coding sequence ATGATAGACGCCCAGGATACCGCGTTCATGGCGCGGGCGGTGCAACTGGCCTGGCGTGGACGTTATTCGACACACCCCAACCCCCGGGTGGGTTGTGTCATTGCCCGGGCTGGTAAAATCCTGGGCGAGGGCTGGCATGAGCGGGCCGGCGAGGCTCACGCTGAAATTCGCGCCCTGAGCCAGGCAGGTCCGGCTGCGCGAGGTGCGACCGCCTATGTGACCCTGGAGCCGTGCAGCCATTTTGGCCGTACGCCGCCCTGTGCCAAGGCATTGATCGAGGCCGGTGTTGCTCATGTATTTGCTGCCACCAAGGACCCCAACCCGTCCGTGTCCGGTCGTGGGCTGGATATGCTCCGCGAGTCGGGCATCCGGGTGACCGAAGGCTTACTGGCGGACGAAGCTGCCCGGCTTAACCCCGGTTTTATGAAGCGCATGAATTCCGGTCGGCCGTTTGTGCGATTGAAGATGGCAGCCAGCCTGGATGGGCGTACGGCGATGGCGTCGGGTGAAAGCCAGTGGATTACCGGCCCGGACGCACGTCGGGATGTGCAGCGCCTGCGAGCCATCAGTGATGCGGTGCTGACCGGTGTGGGTACGGTGCTTGCCGACGACCCGTCCCTGACGGTACGGCGCGAGGAGTTGGGAGATATCGGCGATGCTACCGAACCATCCCGCATGCCGCTGCGGGTAATCGCGGACCGTGATGCCCGTACGCCATGCGGTGCAAAAATTCTTCAGGGCGGGAACGTTCAGGTGTTCTGTGCGTCACCCACGCTGGCGACTGCCCCTGCCCAGGACCTTGCCGCGTTGGGCGTCAGCCTGACCGGGGTTGCCTGGAAAGATAATGGCATTGATGTCGGTGAGCTGCTCGACTCCCTCGGCGAGCTCGGTATTAACGAACTGCTGGTGGAAGCCGGGCCAACCCTGGCCGGCACTTTTATTGACGAGCGTCTGGTGGATGAGCTCTGGCTGTACCAGGCGCCGGTGTTTTTAGGCAGCACGGGGCGACCGACAGCCCACCTGCCACTGGAGTCCATGGCGGATAAAGTACAATGGAAGGTGCTGGATCGCCGTCAGGTGGGTGAGGATCAGCGTCTGATCCTGGCGCCACGGTAA
- the ribBA gene encoding bifunctional 3,4-dihydroxy-2-butanone-4-phosphate synthase/GTP cyclohydrolase II gives MALNSIEEIIEDIRQGKMVILMDDEDRENEGDLVMAAEHCTPEAINFMARFGRGLICMPMTRTRCEQLGLPLMVQRNASGFGTKFTLSIEATEGVTTGISAADRARTVQAAVAKNAKASDLVQPGHIFPLMADPGGVLSRAGHTEASCDLASLAGCEPAGVICEIMNDDGSMARREDLERFAEQHDLKIGTIADLIHYRTLNERTIECVEKYDLDTEYGVFNLRTYRDNIQGATHLAMVMGDIKPDEPVLVRVHITDTLRDLLGARRADSRSWPLHHALEKVAEEGQGVVVLLNSAEDSYNLEDRIHEFFGEEQAAAAKGSSGVYFTVGTGSQILKDIGVGKMRLLSPPIKFSAISGFDLEVEEYVPYTPE, from the coding sequence ATGGCACTGAACAGCATAGAAGAGATCATTGAAGATATCCGTCAGGGCAAGATGGTGATCCTGATGGACGACGAGGACCGCGAGAATGAAGGCGACCTGGTGATGGCGGCTGAACATTGCACGCCAGAAGCCATCAACTTCATGGCTCGCTTTGGTCGTGGCCTGATCTGCATGCCCATGACACGCACCCGTTGCGAGCAACTGGGTCTGCCACTGATGGTCCAGCGTAACGCGTCCGGATTCGGGACCAAATTCACCCTGTCCATTGAGGCGACCGAGGGCGTGACCACCGGTATTTCCGCCGCGGACCGGGCCCGTACCGTTCAGGCCGCCGTGGCGAAAAATGCCAAGGCATCCGATCTCGTTCAGCCTGGTCATATCTTCCCGTTGATGGCTGACCCCGGCGGTGTACTCAGTCGTGCCGGTCATACCGAGGCGTCCTGTGACCTGGCATCGCTGGCGGGTTGCGAGCCGGCGGGCGTGATCTGCGAAATCATGAACGACGACGGCTCCATGGCCCGCCGTGAAGATCTCGAACGGTTTGCGGAACAGCATGATCTGAAGATCGGCACCATCGCCGACCTTATCCACTACCGTACCCTGAACGAACGTACGATCGAGTGTGTCGAGAAGTACGACCTGGATACCGAATACGGTGTGTTCAACCTGAGAACCTACCGTGACAATATCCAGGGCGCCACACACCTGGCCATGGTCATGGGCGACATCAAGCCGGATGAGCCGGTGCTGGTGCGTGTACACATTACCGACACCCTGCGCGACCTGTTGGGTGCCCGTCGTGCCGACTCCCGCAGCTGGCCTTTGCATCATGCCCTGGAAAAAGTGGCCGAGGAAGGTCAGGGTGTGGTGGTGCTGCTGAACAGCGCCGAGGACAGCTACAACCTGGAGGACCGGATTCACGAGTTCTTCGGAGAAGAACAGGCCGCCGCCGCGAAAGGCAGTTCCGGCGTTTACTTTACCGTGGGTACCGGCTCCCAGATCCTCAAGGACATTGGTGTGGGCAAAATGCGCCTGCTGAGCCCGCCCATCAAGTTTTCTGCGATTTCCGGCTTCGACCTGGAAGTGGAAGAGTACGTACCCTATACCCCCGAATGA
- the ribE gene encoding 6,7-dimethyl-8-ribityllumazine synthase: protein MADIKVIEGDFTHCSGRYALVVGRFNGFVVESLVEGAVDTLRRHGIADTDITIVRVPGAYEMPLAVKRVAETGNHDAIIALGAVIRGGTPHFDYVAGEASSGLGAVSLETDVPVTFGVLTVDSIEQAIERSGTKAGNKGAEAAVTALEMVSLFKKLGE, encoded by the coding sequence ATGGCAGATATCAAAGTAATTGAAGGCGATTTTACCCACTGCAGTGGCCGATATGCCCTGGTGGTTGGACGCTTTAACGGATTCGTTGTGGAAAGTCTGGTTGAAGGTGCCGTGGATACCCTGCGTCGTCACGGCATTGCCGATACCGACATTACCATCGTCCGTGTACCCGGTGCCTATGAAATGCCGCTGGCAGTCAAGCGGGTTGCCGAAACCGGTAATCACGATGCGATCATTGCCCTCGGCGCGGTGATCCGTGGCGGCACGCCGCATTTTGACTATGTCGCTGGCGAAGCCTCCAGCGGTCTGGGTGCGGTCAGCCTGGAAACCGATGTGCCGGTGACCTTCGGTGTGCTGACGGTGGATTCCATTGAACAGGCCATTGAGCGCTCCGGAACCAAGGCAGGCAACAAGGGTGCAGAAGCCGCTGTTACGGCCCTGGAAATGGTCAGCCTGTTCAAGAAGCTGGGTGAGTGA
- the nusB gene encoding transcription antitermination factor NusB: MSATEDSSPQPGASGQPKAGDRRRARALAMQGLYQRHFSKSAISDIESEFLVDNDMTKVDTLYFRDLLRGVHREQAELDRLLEPFLDRPLNEVDPVELAIVRLGAYELKHRLDVPYKVVINEGIEMAKKFGGTEGHKFVNSILDKLSRRLRLAETRPR; encoded by the coding sequence ATGAGCGCAACTGAAGACAGTTCCCCGCAACCTGGCGCATCCGGGCAACCGAAAGCCGGTGATCGTCGTCGTGCCCGTGCCCTGGCCATGCAGGGACTTTATCAGCGCCATTTCAGCAAGAGCGCGATATCGGATATTGAATCCGAGTTCCTGGTCGATAACGACATGACCAAGGTGGATACTCTCTATTTCCGGGATTTGTTGCGCGGGGTTCACCGCGAGCAGGCAGAGCTGGACAGGCTGCTGGAGCCATTCCTCGACCGTCCGCTGAATGAAGTGGATCCGGTGGAACTGGCTATTGTCCGCCTTGGTGCTTATGAGCTGAAGCATCGCCTGGATGTGCCTTACAAGGTGGTGATCAATGAAGGCATTGAAATGGCTAAAAAATTCGGGGGTACGGAAGGGCACAAGTTTGTAAACAGCATCCTCGACAAACTCAGCCGTCGCCTGCGGCTGGCAGAGACACGCCCGCGGTAA
- the thiL gene encoding thiamine-phosphate kinase, whose translation MGEFELIRRYFSPLAGQSRAASLVLGPGDDCAIERVGPGNDLVFSVDTLVEGVHFPAGYNPEHLGWRALAVAASDLAAMGAQPVCFTLALTLPEASPQWLDRFSRGLARASRAFGLELAGGDTTRGPLTLTLQVHGEVPAGGAILRSGATVGDYVCVSGALGEAGAALDYLDTASPSSDQLTVLKRYHSPVPRLELGIALQGVASAAIDISDGLLADLGHILEASAVGAELDSQAVPVSSAVSRLKGREEALRLALEAGDDYELCVTTPPALWEGLPESVRTQLSIIGKVVAGSGIQGVDRVLVAGGYDHFGSK comes from the coding sequence ATGGGCGAGTTTGAGCTGATACGCCGTTATTTCAGTCCCCTCGCCGGGCAGAGCCGCGCCGCCTCGCTGGTGCTTGGCCCGGGAGATGACTGTGCCATTGAGCGTGTCGGCCCCGGTAACGACCTCGTTTTTTCGGTGGACACCCTGGTTGAGGGTGTTCACTTTCCCGCCGGTTACAATCCCGAACATCTGGGTTGGCGAGCGCTGGCCGTTGCCGCCAGTGATCTGGCGGCGATGGGCGCACAACCTGTCTGTTTCACCCTTGCCCTGACTTTGCCGGAAGCGTCGCCACAATGGCTGGACCGATTTTCCCGCGGGCTTGCCCGGGCCTCCCGGGCCTTTGGCCTGGAACTGGCCGGAGGCGATACCACCCGGGGACCGCTGACGCTCACCCTACAGGTTCATGGCGAAGTGCCCGCCGGAGGCGCAATATTACGTTCCGGTGCGACTGTGGGCGACTATGTCTGTGTCTCGGGAGCTCTTGGGGAAGCAGGGGCCGCTCTGGATTATCTCGATACTGCTTCTCCGTCAAGCGATCAACTGACCGTGCTCAAGCGATATCACTCACCGGTTCCCAGGCTTGAACTGGGGATAGCGTTGCAGGGTGTGGCCAGCGCCGCAATCGATATCTCTGACGGTCTGTTGGCCGACCTGGGGCATATTCTGGAGGCTTCCGCTGTTGGAGCGGAACTGGATAGTCAGGCGGTACCTGTGTCTTCAGCGGTAAGTCGCCTGAAAGGCCGAGAGGAAGCTCTCAGGCTGGCACTTGAGGCGGGTGACGATTACGAGCTTTGCGTTACTACCCCGCCGGCTTTATGGGAGGGCTTGCCAGAGTCAGTACGGACGCAATTGAGCATTATTGGTAAGGTAGTAGCCGGAAGCGGCATTCAGGGTGTTGACCGCGTACTGGTGGCTGGCGGATATGATCATTTCGGGAGTAAGTAA
- a CDS encoding phosphatidylglycerophosphatase A encodes MRSDNDLQEPELTEALLPPGFLRDPVHLLAFGFGSGAASRAPGTWGSLAAIPLWLAIAWLPVAAYWLVVAIAFVVGIWLCGKTASDLKVHDHGGIVWDEFVGMWIALALIPDNIYGVLMAFALFRLFDVVKPWPIGWIDRRTPGGLGIMVDDVVAGFMALGCLFAIDLWLMPIII; translated from the coding sequence ATGCGTAGTGATAATGACCTGCAGGAACCCGAATTGACCGAAGCGCTGCTGCCTCCCGGTTTTCTGCGTGATCCGGTACACCTGTTGGCGTTCGGTTTTGGCAGCGGTGCCGCCTCCCGGGCGCCGGGCACCTGGGGCAGTCTGGCAGCTATTCCGCTATGGCTTGCTATTGCCTGGCTGCCGGTGGCTGCCTACTGGCTAGTCGTGGCGATAGCCTTTGTTGTAGGGATCTGGCTTTGTGGCAAGACCGCCAGCGACCTGAAAGTACATGATCATGGTGGCATTGTCTGGGATGAGTTCGTCGGCATGTGGATTGCGTTGGCACTGATTCCCGACAACATCTATGGGGTGTTGATGGCCTTCGCGCTGTTCCGGCTGTTTGATGTGGTGAAACCCTGGCCCATCGGCTGGATTGACCGCCGCACTCCCGGGGGGCTGGGTATTATGGTGGACGATGTGGTCGCGGGGTTTATGGCGCTGGGTTGCCTGTTCGCCATTGACCTGTGGTTGATGCCGATCATAATCTGA
- a CDS encoding DUF6316 family protein, which produces MDTQRRTGEDGPIPFRSSRFFCVGSKWYFTTREGFDSGPFATRDRAETGLRRFLHVVRLLPEEQQQQIH; this is translated from the coding sequence ATGGACACTCAACGCCGAACCGGGGAAGATGGGCCTATACCGTTTCGTAGCAGCCGTTTCTTCTGCGTGGGGAGCAAGTGGTACTTCACGACCAGGGAGGGGTTCGACAGCGGCCCCTTTGCTACCCGAGATCGCGCGGAGACAGGGCTGAGGCGCTTTTTGCATGTCGTCCGCCTGCTACCCGAAGAGCAGCAGCAACAGATACACTGA
- a CDS encoding DUF2057 family protein, which yields MSIYHVLRVFKVSDYPVMVLRWSVFALAAFMLAGCASSMTRIQTWEGEAAEDEPALLKAPGEIQVARVNGRSMSNFLMDDLALNYDLLPGENQIVFSYKTIWAKTGVVRNGESKVHVVETEPHAVSFVAQAGETYRFEFDRPESRGEAEALRENFAGAVVNRAGEEVASFELWDGKTTSPARTPVSGDTSEMAGTTGGNTLERLKALWQDASEDEKRTFLRWAFE from the coding sequence ATGAGTATTTATCACGTTTTGCGAGTTTTCAAGGTATCAGACTATCCGGTCATGGTTCTGCGATGGTCTGTTTTCGCCCTTGCAGCCTTCATGTTGGCCGGGTGCGCTTCATCCATGACCCGGATACAGACATGGGAAGGGGAGGCGGCTGAAGATGAGCCTGCGTTGTTAAAGGCACCGGGCGAGATTCAGGTGGCCAGAGTGAATGGTCGCAGTATGAGTAACTTCCTGATGGATGACCTCGCCCTGAACTACGATCTGTTGCCCGGGGAAAATCAGATCGTATTCAGCTACAAGACGATCTGGGCCAAAACCGGTGTTGTGCGCAATGGTGAGTCCAAGGTCCACGTGGTGGAGACGGAGCCCCACGCTGTGTCCTTCGTGGCTCAGGCGGGTGAAACTTACCGTTTTGAGTTTGACCGGCCGGAGTCCCGGGGGGAAGCAGAGGCCCTGCGGGAAAACTTTGCTGGTGCCGTTGTGAACCGGGCTGGTGAAGAGGTGGCGAGCTTCGAGCTGTGGGACGGTAAAACGACGAGTCCTGCGCGTACGCCCGTTTCTGGTGATACAAGCGAGATGGCGGGAACGACAGGTGGCAACACCCTGGAGCGGTTGAAAGCGCTATGGCAGGATGCCAGTGAAGACGAAAAGCGTACCTTCCTGCGCTGGGCGTTCGAGTAG